A single region of the Musa acuminata AAA Group cultivar baxijiao chromosome BXJ1-11, Cavendish_Baxijiao_AAA, whole genome shotgun sequence genome encodes:
- the LOC103972014 gene encoding oxysterol-binding protein-related protein 2A isoform X1, protein MRAREMPHPLCCISIDCPELGGRSPPVPAHPPPGRDGDGDGFSVAVAGVLCKWTNIGKGWRYRWFSLQSGVLSYSKIRRGDPPMVPDGGGVRLIGSAAALFSHGGGRRARKPVRVVHLKVSSFRESKTDDRRFYIFSPTKTLRLRTRSSIDRVAWIQALILATKEFSLHREISFIPNDASISTEKLRARMQVEGLDESLIRDCEQIIHSEFSEYHRQLKLQYEEHLSSISTFHRQLEEVDLDVGISEAQVQLTKYDYSSSAHVKFNEYSTTESSDDVEKQELDDLSDEDEFSFFDTSECFGDSASKVIASGDSDRTSGIENNCCGNNIMDEGQLNYQNMLLHTKRRTKLPKPIEREKGVSLWSIIKDNVGKDLTKVCLPVYFNEPLSSLQKCFEDLEYSYLLDQAYEHGKKGNGLMRILNVAAFAVSGYSSCDGRLCKPFNPLLGETYEADYPEKGVRFFAEKVSHHPMLIACHCEGRGWKFWGDSNLRSKFRGQSIQLDPLGVLTLEFDDGEIFQWSKVTTTIYNLILGKVHCNHHGTMNILGNRQYSCKLKFKEQSLLDRNPHQVLGFVEAMNGSKVATLVGKWDDSMYFSFGDEILKTKSSVSTENANLLWKRNKPPTEPTRYNLTSFAITLNELTSELKEKLPPTDSRLRPDQRYLENGEYEKANTEKLRLEKRQRMSRKLQENGWKPRWFQRDSEDATFCYIGGYWEARDQQKWDDCMDIFGEYSMN, encoded by the exons ATGCGAGCGCGGGAGATGCCGCACCCCCTCTGTTGCATCTCCATCGACTGCCCCGAGCTCGGCGGGCGGTCTCCGCCGGTGCCGGCCCACCCGCCGCCCGGgcgcgacggcgacggcgacggcttcTCCGTCGCGGTCGCCGGGGTCCTCTGCAAGTGGACCAACATCGGCAAGGGATGGCGGTACCGGTGGTTCTCCCTCCAGAGCGGCGTGCTGTCCTACTCCAAGATCCGCCGCGGGGACCCGCCGATGGTGCCCGACGGCGGCGGGGTCCGCCTCATCGGGAGCGCCGCCGCTCTCTTCTCCCACGGGGGCGGCCGTAGGGCCCGGAAGCCGGTGCGCGTCGTTCATCTGAAG GTCTCATCATTTCGTGAAAGTAAGACAGATGACAGAAGATTCTATATATTTTCTCCAACAAAGACACTTCGCTTGAGGACCCGTTCGAGCATAGACCGTGTGGCCTGGATTCAGGCTTTGATTTTGGCAACAAAAGAATTTTCATTACATAGAGAAATATCTTTCATTCCAAATGATGCATCAATTTCAACTGAAAAGCTTAGAGCTCGAATGCAAGTTGAGGGCTTGGATGAGTCACTCATAAGGGACTGTGAGCAGATTATTCATTCAGAGTTTTCTGAGTATCACAGACAATTGAAGCTTCAATATGAAGAGCACTTAAGCTCTATTAGTACATTTCATCGGCAGCTGGAG GAAGTTGATTTAGATGTGGGAATTAGTGAAGCTCAAGTGCAGTTAACCAAGTACGATTATTCAAGCTCTGCACATGTAAAATTTAATG AGTACAGTACAACTGAATCATCTGATGACGTTGAAAAGCAAGAGCTTGATGATTTGTCAGATGAAGATGAATTTTCCTTTTTTGATACAAGTGAATGCTTCGGTGATTCTGCCTCTAAAGTAATAGCCTCAGGTGATTCTGATAGGACTTCTGGAATAGAGAATAACTGTTGTGGTAACAATATAATGGATGAAGGGCAGCTAAATTATCAGAATATGTTGCTGCATACTAAAAGGCGTACGAAGTTACCAAAACCTATTGAGAGGGAAAAAGGTGTTAGCCTTTGGTCAATAATTAAAGATAATGTTGGGAAGGATCTGACAAAAGTATGCCTTCCTGTTTACTTTAATGAACCATTATCTTCGCTTCAGAAGTGCTTTGAAGACCTGGAGTACTCATATCTATTGGATCAAGCATATGAACACGGAAAAAAG GGGAATGGTCTCATGAGGATTCTGAATGTAGCTGCCTTTGCAGTCTCTGGATATTCTTCTTGTGATGGCCGCCTTTGCAAACCTTTCAATCCTTTGTTAGGAGAAACATATGAAGCTGACTACCCTGAAAAAGGAGTCCGTTTCTTTGCTGAAAAG GTTAGCCACCATCCTATGCTCATTGCCTGCCATTGCGAAGGCAGAGGTTGGAAATTCTGGGGAGACAGCAATCTCAGGAGTAAGTTCCGGGGACAATCCATACAACTAGATCCCCTTGGTGTATTAACCTTGGAATTTGATGATGGCGAAATTTTTCAGTGGAGTAAG GTCACAACGACTATCTATAACCTGATCCTCGGAAAAGTACACTGCAATCACCATGGTACAATGAACATCCTGGGTAACCGGCAATATTCTTGTAAACTAAAGTTCAAAGAGCAGTCGCTCCTTGACCGCAACCCTCACCAA GTGCTAGGCTTTGTTGAGGCTATGAACGGATCAAAAGTTGCTACTTTGGTTGGGAAATGGGATGACAGCATGTACTTCTCGTTTGGCGATGAAATCTTGAAGACCAAGAGCTCTGTTTCGACAGAGAATGCAAATCTGCTGTGGAAAAGGAATAAGCCTCCTACTGAACCCACTCGATACAACTTGACATCATTTGCTATTACATTAAATGAGCTAACATCGGAACTGAAG GAAAAACTTCCACCAACTGATTCAAGACTGCGGCCAGATCAGCGGTATCTTGAGAATGGGGAGTATGAAAAGGCAAATACAGAAAAGCTGCGATTGGAGAAGAGACAGCGAATG TCAAGAAAATTGCAGGAAAATGGGTGGAAGCCAAGATGGTTCCAAAGGGATAGTGAGGATGCAACGTTCTGTTATATAGGCGGATACTGGGAGGCAAGGGATCAGCAGAAATGGGATGACTGTATGGATATATTTGGTGAGTACTCAATGAACTAA
- the LOC135597587 gene encoding 14 kDa proline-rich protein DC2.15-like: protein MASKTTSSIALFLLFNVLFWVLTSACGYCPTPTPKPKPKPKPKPKPTPSPAPSGKCPVDTLKFAACSDVLKLINVEIGKPPKKPCCSLVEGLADDEAALCLCTALKANVLGANLNIPISLSLLVNYCGKKVPEGFQCP, encoded by the coding sequence ATGGCGTCGAAGACCACAAGCTCGATCGCTCTTTTCCTCTTGTTCAACGTCCTCTTCTGGGTCCTCACCAGCGCCTGCGGCTACTGCCCTACCCCGACGCCGAAGCCCAAACCCAAGCCGAAGCCGAAGCCGAAGCCAACCCCGAGCCCTGCCCCCTCCGGGAAATGCCCCGTGGACACCCTCAAATTTGCCGCCTGCAGCGACGTCCTCAAATTGATCAACGTCGAGATCGGCAAGCCGCCGAAGAAGCCCTGCTGCAGTCTGGTGGAAGGGCTTGCCGACGACGAGGCCGCTCTCTGCCTCTGCACCGCCCTCAAGGCCAACGTCCTCGGCGCCAACCTCAACATACCCATCAGCCTCAGCCTCCTGGTGAACTACTGTGGCAAGAAGGTCCCCGAGGGCTTCCAGTGCCCTTAA
- the LOC103972014 gene encoding oxysterol-binding protein-related protein 2A isoform X2, with the protein MQVEGLDESLIRDCEQIIHSEFSEYHRQLKLQYEEHLSSISTFHRQLEEVDLDVGISEAQVQLTKYDYSSSAHVKFNEYSTTESSDDVEKQELDDLSDEDEFSFFDTSECFGDSASKVIASGDSDRTSGIENNCCGNNIMDEGQLNYQNMLLHTKRRTKLPKPIEREKGVSLWSIIKDNVGKDLTKVCLPVYFNEPLSSLQKCFEDLEYSYLLDQAYEHGKKGNGLMRILNVAAFAVSGYSSCDGRLCKPFNPLLGETYEADYPEKGVRFFAEKVSHHPMLIACHCEGRGWKFWGDSNLRSKFRGQSIQLDPLGVLTLEFDDGEIFQWSKVTTTIYNLILGKVHCNHHGTMNILGNRQYSCKLKFKEQSLLDRNPHQVLGFVEAMNGSKVATLVGKWDDSMYFSFGDEILKTKSSVSTENANLLWKRNKPPTEPTRYNLTSFAITLNELTSELKEKLPPTDSRLRPDQRYLENGEYEKANTEKLRLEKRQRMSRKLQENGWKPRWFQRDSEDATFCYIGGYWEARDQQKWDDCMDIFGEYSMN; encoded by the exons ATGCAAGTTGAGGGCTTGGATGAGTCACTCATAAGGGACTGTGAGCAGATTATTCATTCAGAGTTTTCTGAGTATCACAGACAATTGAAGCTTCAATATGAAGAGCACTTAAGCTCTATTAGTACATTTCATCGGCAGCTGGAG GAAGTTGATTTAGATGTGGGAATTAGTGAAGCTCAAGTGCAGTTAACCAAGTACGATTATTCAAGCTCTGCACATGTAAAATTTAATG AGTACAGTACAACTGAATCATCTGATGACGTTGAAAAGCAAGAGCTTGATGATTTGTCAGATGAAGATGAATTTTCCTTTTTTGATACAAGTGAATGCTTCGGTGATTCTGCCTCTAAAGTAATAGCCTCAGGTGATTCTGATAGGACTTCTGGAATAGAGAATAACTGTTGTGGTAACAATATAATGGATGAAGGGCAGCTAAATTATCAGAATATGTTGCTGCATACTAAAAGGCGTACGAAGTTACCAAAACCTATTGAGAGGGAAAAAGGTGTTAGCCTTTGGTCAATAATTAAAGATAATGTTGGGAAGGATCTGACAAAAGTATGCCTTCCTGTTTACTTTAATGAACCATTATCTTCGCTTCAGAAGTGCTTTGAAGACCTGGAGTACTCATATCTATTGGATCAAGCATATGAACACGGAAAAAAG GGGAATGGTCTCATGAGGATTCTGAATGTAGCTGCCTTTGCAGTCTCTGGATATTCTTCTTGTGATGGCCGCCTTTGCAAACCTTTCAATCCTTTGTTAGGAGAAACATATGAAGCTGACTACCCTGAAAAAGGAGTCCGTTTCTTTGCTGAAAAG GTTAGCCACCATCCTATGCTCATTGCCTGCCATTGCGAAGGCAGAGGTTGGAAATTCTGGGGAGACAGCAATCTCAGGAGTAAGTTCCGGGGACAATCCATACAACTAGATCCCCTTGGTGTATTAACCTTGGAATTTGATGATGGCGAAATTTTTCAGTGGAGTAAG GTCACAACGACTATCTATAACCTGATCCTCGGAAAAGTACACTGCAATCACCATGGTACAATGAACATCCTGGGTAACCGGCAATATTCTTGTAAACTAAAGTTCAAAGAGCAGTCGCTCCTTGACCGCAACCCTCACCAA GTGCTAGGCTTTGTTGAGGCTATGAACGGATCAAAAGTTGCTACTTTGGTTGGGAAATGGGATGACAGCATGTACTTCTCGTTTGGCGATGAAATCTTGAAGACCAAGAGCTCTGTTTCGACAGAGAATGCAAATCTGCTGTGGAAAAGGAATAAGCCTCCTACTGAACCCACTCGATACAACTTGACATCATTTGCTATTACATTAAATGAGCTAACATCGGAACTGAAG GAAAAACTTCCACCAACTGATTCAAGACTGCGGCCAGATCAGCGGTATCTTGAGAATGGGGAGTATGAAAAGGCAAATACAGAAAAGCTGCGATTGGAGAAGAGACAGCGAATG TCAAGAAAATTGCAGGAAAATGGGTGGAAGCCAAGATGGTTCCAAAGGGATAGTGAGGATGCAACGTTCTGTTATATAGGCGGATACTGGGAGGCAAGGGATCAGCAGAAATGGGATGACTGTATGGATATATTTGGTGAGTACTCAATGAACTAA